One segment of Carya illinoinensis cultivar Pawnee chromosome 13, C.illinoinensisPawnee_v1, whole genome shotgun sequence DNA contains the following:
- the LOC122291293 gene encoding zinc finger protein ZAT5-like codes for MGRQEVLAGYDDHTKIAKRKSTKRQRPMAPYGVILTSSSSSTGCAIPGTASSDVDGGSGGGFGSYGSVSSGTTSEDVYDSTDHQEDEDMANCLILLAQGDAPRQPLQWNDPMESFGVRKFSETATGKGGFYVHKCKTCNRTFPSFQALGGHRASHKKPKAMVGQEIRKAPITPFTECPEEARFKSSSFSPSKPVQTANIKGMHSNKAKIHECSICGLEFMSGQALGGHMRRHRASTSSQVAMSIDAISTTMEAESQHVEIKPRNILSLDLNLPAPEEETTLKLTTAQQSGLVLISSPALVDCHY; via the coding sequence ATGGGACGCCAAGAAGTACTCGCCGGGTATGATGATCATACCAAGATCGCAAAAAGGAAGAGCACCAAACGCCAAAGGCCCATGGCCCCCTATGGTGTTATCCTCACTTCTAGCTCATCAAGTACTGGTTGTGCTATACCCGGTACTGCCAGTAGCGATGTTGATGGTGGCAGCGGAGGTGGATTTGGATCCTATGGTTCAGTTTCGTCAGGAACAACTTCTGAGGATGTATATGACAGCACTGATCATCAGGAAGACGAAGACATGGCTAATTGTCTGATACTTTTAGCCCAAGGGGATGCTCCAAGGCAACCTCTCCAATGGAATGATCCGATGGAAAGCTTTGGAGTCCGAAAGTTCTCTGAGACGGCCACCGGCAAGGGTGGGTTCTATGTCCATAAGTGCAAGACTTGTAACCGGACTTTCCCATCGTTTCAGGCTCTGGGCGGGCACCGGGCAAGCCACAAAAAGCCTAAAGCCATGGTGGGTCAGGAGATAAGAAAAGCACCAATAACACCGTTCACAGAATGCCCTGAAGAAGCACGATTCAAAAGTAGTAGTTTTAGTCCTTCAAAACCTGTCCAAACAGCCAATATTAAAGGTATGCATAGTAACAAGGCCAAAATCCATGAGTGCTCCATTTGTGGCTTGGAGTTTATGTCTGGTCAAGCGCTTGGCGGCCATATGAGGCGGCACAGGGCTTCAACAAGCTCTCAAGTGGCCATGAGCATCGACGCAATTAGCACCACCATGGAAGCTGAATCCCAGCATGTTGAAATCAAGCCAAGAAATATTCTATCTCTGGATCTTAATCTCCCGGCGCCGGAAGAAGAGACTACGTTGAAACTTACAACGGCCCAGCAAAGCGGCCTTGTCTTGATCTCCTCTCCGGCCTTGGTGGATTGCCATTACTAG